The genome window CGCTGGATCGACCCGGCCGGCGGCAGCTCGCTGGGGTTGGCGACCATGATCGTCTCCCCCGTCTCCAGGGTGACCCGGTAGGCGACGTTGGGGGCGGTGGTGATCAGGGCCAGGTCGAACTCCCGCTCCAGCCGCTCCCGGACGATGTCCATGTGCAGCAGCCCGAGGAAGCCGCAGCGGAACCCGAACCCGAGCGCGGTCGACGACTCGGGCTCGTAGACCAGGGCGGCGTCGTTGAGCCGCAGCCGGTCGAGGGCGTCACGCAGGTCGGGGAAGTCGTCGCCCTCGATCGGGTACAGGCCGGAGAAGACCATCGGCCGCGGCTCCCGGTAGCCGGGCAGCGGCTCGGCCGCGGGCCGGGCGGCGGTGGTCGCGGTGTCCCCCACCCGCACCTGGCGCACGTCCTTGACCCCGGGGATGAGGTAGCCGACCTCGCCGGCCTGCAGCTCGGCGGTGGGGGCGGCCTCGGGGGCGAACACCCCGACCTCCTCGGCCTCGGAGACGAACCCGGCGGCCATCATCCGCACCCGGTCGTTCTTGGCCAGCCGCCCGTCGACCATCCGCACGTAGGCGATCACGCCCCGGTAGGAGTCGTACAGCGAGTCGAACACCAGCGCCCGGGCCGGGGCCTCGGGGTCGCCGGTGGGCGGCGGGACCCGCTGCACCAGCGCCTCCAGCAGGTCGGGCACGCCCTGGCCGGTCTTGGCCGACACCCGGAGCATCTCCTCGGCCGCGACGCCCAGGACCTGCTCGATCTCGCGGGCGACCCGGTCGGGCTGGGCCGCCGGCAGGTCGATCTTGTTGATCACCGGGACGATCGCCAGGTCGGCTTCGACGGCCAGGTAGAGGTTGGCCAGGGTCTGGGCCTCGATCCCCTGGGCGGCGTCGACCAGCAGGACCGCCCCCTCGCAGGCGGCCAGGGCCCGCGACACCTCGTAGGTGAAGTCGACGTGCCCGGGGGTGTCGATCAGGTTGAGGACGTACTCCCGGCCGTCGGCGGCGGCGTAGGCCAGCCGGACGGCCTGGGCCTTGATGGTGATGCCGCGCTCGCGCTCCAGGTCCATCTTGTCGAGGTACTGGGCGCGCATGTTGCGCTCGCTCACCGCATGGGTGAGATCGAGCAGGCGGTCGGCCAGGGTCGATTTCCCATGGTCGATGTGGGCGATGATGCAGAAGTTCCGCAGGCGCGAAAGGTCGGTTGGCATGGCCAGCCCATCCTAGCCGCCCCCCGCCGCGGCGGGCCCCTGGCCCTCGTTGAGCCTGGGCGACCCGCTGTGCTAGCCTCGCCCGGTTCCCCGTGAATTCGTGAATTCAGTGCAGGAGTGCCCTTTCTTGGCGAACATCAAGTCGCAGATCAAGCGCAACCGGCAGAACGAGCAGGCCCGGCTCCGCAACAAGTCGGTCCGTTCGGCCCTCAAGACCTACGCCCGCCGCGTCCGCGAGACCGTCGCCGCCGGCGACCAGGAGGCCGCCGAGACCGCCCTCCGCCGGGCCAACCGCGCCTACGACCGCGCCGCCAGCAAGGGCGTCATCCACAAGAACAACGCCGCCAACCACAAGGCCCGCCTGGCCCGCTCGGTCAACCGCCAGGGCCAGTAGGCGGCGAGGTCCGGCGCCTCGGGCCACTGCCAGGCGAAGAGGGATGCGCGCGCGACGGCCGAGCCGCCGTCCGGCTGGCGAAGAGGTGCTGCGGGGGATCGACGATGTGCTTGCCAGCAACCTGGCACGAGCCGACAAGGCGGTCCGGGTCGCGGCGCTGATCCGCGCGGCGGGGCGGTACGGCTGGGTCGGGCTGTACGCGGTGGGCGAGCGGGAGATCACCGCCATCGGCTGGAGCGGGTCAGGGGCGCCTGCTCATCCGCGCTTCCGGTAGGCCAAGGGCTCAGCGGCGCGGCCGTTGCCACCAAGCGCGCCGTGGTGGTCAACGACGTGACCGCTGATCCACGCTACCTGACGGCCTTTTCGAGCACCCTGTCGGAGGCGATCATCCCGGTGCTGGACCCTGGCACGGGGACGGTGGTGGGGACTCTGGACGTGGAGAGCTGCGAGCGGGACGCCTTCACCGACGCCGACCGCCAGGCGCTGGAGGGGTGCGCCGCCGCGCTCCCGGACCTGTTCGCCGAGGCAGAGGATCCCTAGGCCAGCGGATTCGGAGGCGAGCGGTCAGCGGGTGGTGGCCGCCGGGGCGCCGGCGCCGGCCAGGCGGGCGATCAGGAGCTCCAGGAGCAGCCGCGGCGACGAGGTGCCGTTGCGGATGTGGGCGTCGGCCTCGGCGATCAGGTCGAGGGCCCGGTGCAGGTCGCCGGGGCGGAAGCGGCGGAGCTGGCGGCGGGCGCGGTCGACCTGCCAGTCGCGGACGCCACCGCCAAGCAGGCTGGCCACCTGGGCCTTGGAGAGCTCGGGGTGGTCGGCGACCCGCAGGAGCAGGCGCAGCTGGCTGGCGATGAAGCCGAGCAGCCGGATCGGGTCCTCGCCCTGGTCGATCAGCGCGTCCAGCCGGTCGAGGGCCGTGGCCGCGTCGGCCGCGAACACCGCGTCGGTCAGCTCGAAGATCCCCCGGTCGGCCGTCTGGGCCAGGAACTCGGTCACGTGCCCGGCGGTCAGCACCGTCGGCGGCGGCACGGCCACGTGCAGCTTGGCCACCGCGCCGGCCAGCTCCCGGAGGTCCTGACCGACGGTGTCGACCAGCGCGGCCACCGCCGCCTCGTCGGCCTTGCGCCCCAGCCGCCGTACCTCGGCCCGCAGCCAGCTCACCCGCTCGGACGCCTTCAGCTTGGCGACCAGCACGGTGGCGGCGTCGCGCTGCACCTCCTTGAAGAACTTCCCCTGCCGTCCCGGCGCGGCCGCCCGCAGCACGACCGCCGTGGCCGCGTTCGGGTCCCCGGCCAGCGCCAGCAGCGCCTCCCGGGCGGTCGCGTCCAGCCCGTCGGCCTCCTGGACCACCACGACCCGCCCACCGCCGAACAGCGACGCCGTGGCCAGCCCCATCGCGAACCCGTCGGGCAGCCCCCCGCCCCTGACCTCCTCCACCGACGTCCCCGGCCCCAGCCGCTCCCTGGCCACCGCCACCGCGTCGGCCACCGCACGCTCGGCCAGCAGCTCCTCCTCACCGAGGACGAGCGTCACCGGAACCGAACCAGGTCGAGCGGCCATGGCCGCATGCTACCCCGGCCCCGGGTCACCAGGACCCGGCCGGTGGGTCGCGTCGGTCCCTACGTGCCCGGGCCAGGCTGGTGGGCGTCGCCGGCGCTGACCAGGCGCCTGGGGGCGAACGCCGCCACCGCGCGACCGCCAGCATGACGAGGGCGGCGATCACGGCCGGGACGGCCCTGGCTGGTCCGGAAAGGGTGATCGACCCACCGGGCAGGCCGGCGGCCCAGCGGGCGACCGCGATCAGGGCGAGCAGGAACGGGTCGGCCAGCCGGCAGGCCAGGGCCGCCACCCCGGGCGCGACCGGGGCCGTGGCCGCGGCGATCACCCCGAGCAGCATCGGACCGCCGGCCAGGGGAAGGCCGAGCAGGTTGGCCGGCAGTCCGGCCAGGGAGACCGGGCCGAGGGCCAGGGCGAGCGCGGGCACGGCCGTGGCCTGGGCGCCGAGGGTCATGCCGACCGCCTTCCCGACGCGCTCGGGAACCCGGTCCGCGAGCGCCCTGGCCACGAGCGGGCCGAACCAGAGGACGCCGGCGGTGGCCGCCACCGACAGCCGGAACCCGAGGGCACCGGCGAGCCCCGGGTCGGCCAGCAGCAGCACGACCACGGCCAGGCAGAGGGCCCGGCGGCCACCCGGGCCCCGCCCGGTGGCGACCCCGAGCAGCACCAGACCGGCCATCACGCCGGCCCGGAGGACGCTCGGTTCCCAGCGGGTGACGACCACCAGCACCACCACCAGGACGATCCCGGCGACGGCCAGGCCGCGGCGACCGGCGCCGGCGAGCCCGGCCAGCGACAGCCCGGCGGCGAGGACCACGGCCAGGTTGGCGCCGCTGACCGCCATCAGGTGCGTCAGCCCGGCCGCGCGGAACTCGCCTTCCAGCTCCATCGGGAGCAGGGACGTGTCGCCGAGCGCCATGCCCACGAGCAGCCCGGCACGTTCCGGCGCCAGGCTGGCCAGCGCCCGCTCGCGCGCCGCGTCCCGCACCAGCTCGCTGACCCGCAGGGCGGCACCGGCCGGCGGTGCCCGCTCCTCGATCACGGGGTCCCGGAGCACGACCGGCGGCTGCCTCCCCAGCGCATCGCTCCACCGGGCCCGGCCTACCGACGCCCGGACCCGCAGCCGGTCCCCTACCGCGAGCCGACCCTCCCCACGGTCGACGAAGGGTCCTGCGGTGGCCGGGGGCCGGGTGGGCTCGGCGGCACCCGGACCGCCGATGGCCGGACCGCGGGGTGCGCCCGGAGGAGGGAGGCGGCCTCGGGGGAGGATCATGCCGGCGCGTTCGCGGGTGCGGTAGGTGCGGCCGGCCTGGTGGACCTGGTGCACCCCAAGAACGACCCAGTGGCCGCCGAAGCGGAGCCGCTGCGGCTCCTCGGCGACGCTGGCGGCCACCTCGACCCGGCCCCGGGGCCCGGCCCAGCCGGGGTCCTCGACCCGACCTTGGCCCTCGACCCGGCCCTGGTGCTGGACCCGGCGGGCCAGGATGCCGTCCCGGACCGCCGTCGCCCGGACCGAGGCGGCGGCGGCGCCGGCCGCCAGCAGGGTGGCGAGGACGAGCACGCCGACCACGGCGGTGACGCCCTCGTCCCGGAGGCGGGACGAGCTGCCCGCCCCCAGGCAGGCCACGGCCAGGGAGGCGGCCACGATCATCCAGACGGCGGCCGCGGCGAACCGGGTGCCGAGGAAGACCCCGGTGGCGGTGGCCGCCGCCAGCGCCACCCCGTCGACATCGGGGTCCGCGTCGGGGTGGCGGACGGGACGGGGCGGTGGGGCTGGCGTCACGCGACCGTCACCAGGTCCTTGAGCTGGTCGTAGCGGCGCTGGCCGATGCCGGGGACCTCGAGGAGCTCATCGACGGTGGTGAAGGGATGGGCGGTCCGGTACGCGACGATGCGGCCGGCGGTGACCTCGCCGACGCCGGGGAGGGTGTCGAGCTGCTCGACGGTGGCGGTGTTGAGGTCGAGCGGCGCGGACGGGACCGCGCCCGGACCACCCGGAGTGCCGGAAGCGCCAGGAGCGGCCACGCCCTGGGGCGGCGGGGCGGGGTCGCCGGGGG of Actinomycetota bacterium contains these proteins:
- the lepA gene encoding translation elongation factor 4; translation: MPTDLSRLRNFCIIAHIDHGKSTLADRLLDLTHAVSERNMRAQYLDKMDLERERGITIKAQAVRLAYAAADGREYVLNLIDTPGHVDFTYEVSRALAACEGAVLLVDAAQGIEAQTLANLYLAVEADLAIVPVINKIDLPAAQPDRVAREIEQVLGVAAEEMLRVSAKTGQGVPDLLEALVQRVPPPTGDPEAPARALVFDSLYDSYRGVIAYVRMVDGRLAKNDRVRMMAAGFVSEAEEVGVFAPEAAPTAELQAGEVGYLIPGVKDVRQVRVGDTATTAARPAAEPLPGYREPRPMVFSGLYPIEGDDFPDLRDALDRLRLNDAALVYEPESSTALGFGFRCGFLGLLHMDIVRERLEREFDLALITTAPNVAYRVTLETGETIMVANPSELPPAGSIQRIEEPYVAAMVLCPADYIGPVMELCQGRRGELVTMVYLSEERVELRYQLPLAEIIFDFFDQLKSRTRGYASLDYEPSGYREADLVK
- the rpsT gene encoding 30S ribosomal protein S20, coding for MANIKSQIKRNRQNEQARLRNKSVRSALKTYARRVRETVAAGDQEAAETALRRANRAYDRAASKGVIHKNNAANHKARLARSVNRQGQ
- the holA gene encoding DNA polymerase III subunit delta, translated to MAARPGSVPVTLVLGEEELLAERAVADAVAVARERLGPGTSVEEVRGGGLPDGFAMGLATASLFGGGRVVVVQEADGLDATAREALLALAGDPNAATAVVLRAAAPGRQGKFFKEVQRDAATVLVAKLKASERVSWLRAEVRRLGRKADEAAVAALVDTVGQDLRELAGAVAKLHVAVPPPTVLTAGHVTEFLAQTADRGIFELTDAVFAADAATALDRLDALIDQGEDPIRLLGFIASQLRLLLRVADHPELSKAQVASLLGGGVRDWQVDRARRQLRRFRPGDLHRALDLIAEADAHIRNGTSSPRLLLELLIARLAGAGAPAATTR
- a CDS encoding GAF domain-containing protein; this translates as MERVRGACSSALPVGQGLSGAAVATKRAVVVNDVTADPRYLTAFSSTLSEAIIPVLDPGTGTVVGTLDVESCERDAFTDADRQALEGCAAALPDLFAEAEDP
- a CDS encoding ComEC/Rec2 family competence protein, with translation MTPAPPPRPVRHPDADPDVDGVALAAATATGVFLGTRFAAAAVWMIVAASLAVACLGAGSSSRLRDEGVTAVVGVLVLATLLAAGAAAASVRATAVRDGILARRVQHQGRVEGQGRVEDPGWAGPRGRVEVAASVAEEPQRLRFGGHWVVLGVHQVHQAGRTYRTRERAGMILPRGRLPPPGAPRGPAIGGPGAAEPTRPPATAGPFVDRGEGRLAVGDRLRVRASVGRARWSDALGRQPPVVLRDPVIEERAPPAGAALRVSELVRDAARERALASLAPERAGLLVGMALGDTSLLPMELEGEFRAAGLTHLMAVSGANLAVVLAAGLSLAGLAGAGRRGLAVAGIVLVVVLVVVTRWEPSVLRAGVMAGLVLLGVATGRGPGGRRALCLAVVVLLLADPGLAGALGFRLSVAATAGVLWFGPLVARALADRVPERVGKAVGMTLGAQATAVPALALALGPVSLAGLPANLLGLPLAGGPMLLGVIAAATAPVAPGVAALACRLADPFLLALIAVARWAAGLPGGSITLSGPARAVPAVIAALVMLAVARWRRSPPGAWSAPATPTSLARARRDRRDPPAGSW